In the genome of Nocardioides marmoribigeumensis, one region contains:
- a CDS encoding SelB domain-containing protein, producing MHVVVTAGHVDHGKSTLVRVLTGSDPDRLEEERRRGLSIELGYCWTSLDGLGEVAFVDVPGHERFIATTLSGMGPVPVAMLVVAADDPWMPQAAEHLAALDALGVAHGIVVVTRSDLADPAPALARARSEVDRTSLAGAPVVAVSGATGEGLDELRALLHKVLSGLPAPDPAADVRLWVDRRFHVKGSGTVVTGTLPAGTVRVGDVLEVGGREARVRGVEALGVAREAISGVARVALDLGGRAPEVARGDAVVTPGAFEPTTLVDVRVTGEGAVPAKPLLHVGSALLAVHARPLGDDLVRLSLERPLPLRVGDRAILRDPGSRALWGLEVLDPAPPPLRRRGAAGVRAATLRGHDGSLAAELEVRGVVRRSLLRRIGVPDGPLPDGAVETAGWLVGPRRAEELRQRLVALASTRPVAPAAAAHELGLPADDLVLAVVRPPLRLEQGRITTGSDVPAALRDAAARVCAETDGFAAVEAGRLDQLGLGPAELARLHGAGLLLRIDPRLALPPGADAAAVEVLRGLDQPFTTSAARQALGTSRRVVLPLLAHLDRTGRTVRLADDRRRLR from the coding sequence GTGCACGTCGTCGTGACCGCCGGCCACGTCGACCACGGCAAGTCGACGCTGGTGCGGGTCCTGACCGGGTCGGACCCGGACCGGCTCGAGGAGGAGCGGCGGCGCGGGCTGTCGATCGAGCTGGGCTACTGCTGGACGAGCCTCGACGGCCTCGGGGAGGTCGCCTTCGTCGACGTGCCCGGGCACGAGCGCTTCATCGCGACCACGCTGTCGGGCATGGGGCCCGTGCCGGTCGCGATGCTCGTGGTCGCCGCCGACGACCCGTGGATGCCGCAGGCCGCCGAGCACCTCGCGGCTCTCGACGCCCTGGGTGTCGCGCATGGAATTGTCGTCGTGACCAGAAGTGACCTCGCCGATCCCGCGCCGGCTCTCGCGCGAGCGCGCAGCGAGGTCGACCGCACGTCTCTGGCCGGTGCGCCCGTGGTGGCGGTGAGCGGCGCGACGGGCGAGGGGCTCGACGAGCTCAGGGCCCTGCTGCACAAGGTCCTCTCCGGCCTCCCGGCCCCGGATCCCGCTGCCGACGTGCGGCTCTGGGTGGACCGCCGCTTCCACGTCAAGGGGTCCGGCACCGTCGTGACCGGCACCCTGCCGGCCGGCACCGTGCGGGTCGGCGACGTGCTCGAGGTGGGCGGCCGCGAGGCGCGGGTGCGCGGGGTCGAGGCGCTCGGCGTCGCTCGCGAGGCGATCTCCGGGGTCGCCCGCGTCGCGCTCGACCTGGGCGGCCGCGCGCCCGAGGTCGCACGGGGCGACGCGGTGGTCACGCCCGGCGCCTTCGAGCCGACCACCCTCGTCGACGTGCGGGTGACGGGCGAGGGGGCGGTCCCGGCCAAGCCGCTGCTCCACGTGGGTTCGGCGCTGCTGGCCGTCCACGCACGACCGCTCGGGGACGACCTCGTCCGCCTGTCGCTGGAGCGACCGCTCCCGCTGCGGGTGGGGGACCGCGCGATCCTGCGCGACCCGGGCAGCCGCGCCCTCTGGGGGCTCGAGGTCCTCGACCCGGCACCACCACCCCTGCGGCGTCGCGGAGCAGCCGGCGTCCGCGCGGCGACCCTGCGGGGCCACGACGGGTCCCTCGCCGCGGAGCTCGAGGTGCGAGGCGTCGTGCGCCGGTCGCTCCTGCGGCGCATCGGCGTGCCCGACGGACCCCTGCCGGACGGAGCCGTGGAGACAGCCGGCTGGCTGGTCGGCCCGCGTCGGGCCGAGGAGCTGCGTCAGCGGCTGGTCGCCCTCGCGTCGACCCGGCCGGTCGCGCCGGCGGCGGCCGCGCACGAGCTCGGCCTCCCGGCCGACGACCTGGTCCTCGCCGTCGTGCGGCCCCCGCTGCGCCTCGAGCAGGGTCGGATCACCACCGGGTCGGACGTGCCCGCCGCGCTGCGTGACGCGGCGGCGCGGGTGTGTGCCGAGACCGACGGCTTCGCCGCGGTCGAGGCCGGGCGTCTCGACCAGCTCGGCCTCGGGCCCGCGGAGCTCGCCCGGCTGCACGGGGCCGGGCTCCTGCTGCGCATCGACCCCCGGCTGGCCCTCCCGCCGGGCGCCGACGCCGCAGCGGTCGAGGTGCTCCGTGGCCTGGACCAGCCCTTCACCACCAGCGCGGCCCGGCAGGCCCTGGGCACCAGCCGTCGCGTCGTGCTCCCGCTCCTGGCGCACCTGGACCGCACCGGCCGCACCGTGCGGCTCGCCGACGACCGGCGTCGGCTGCGCTGA
- the nrfD gene encoding NrfD/PsrC family molybdoenzyme membrane anchor subunit, with the protein MTAQPEQRRRPRGGGGKGDRLMVPEAEFQSYYGRQILKTPTWKTPDVPLYLFLGGLAGCSAILAEGAALTDNPELERVTRLAAAGGAAVGTVALIHDLGRPERFLHMLRVVKPTSPLSVGSFILAPFSALSGAAVASHVTGVLPALGRLAGVGAAVFGPPLATYTAALVADTAVPAWHEAHRELPFVFAGSGSQAAGGLAMMLVPLDQAGPARTMALLGAAVEIAAAETIIHRRGLAAEPYRKGRPGRLMKLSRNATAVATAANVLLGGRSRTAAVLAGATYVGASLATRFGIFEAGLDSARDPKYVVIPQRERLAAREKARAEAS; encoded by the coding sequence ATGACGGCGCAGCCGGAGCAGCGCCGGCGACCCAGGGGCGGCGGCGGCAAGGGTGACCGGCTGATGGTCCCCGAGGCGGAGTTCCAGTCCTACTACGGCCGCCAGATCCTCAAGACCCCGACGTGGAAGACCCCCGACGTTCCGCTCTACCTCTTCCTCGGCGGGCTGGCCGGCTGCTCGGCGATCCTGGCCGAGGGTGCGGCGCTGACCGACAACCCCGAGCTCGAGCGCGTCACCCGGCTCGCCGCCGCGGGCGGTGCCGCGGTGGGCACGGTCGCGCTGATCCACGACCTCGGCCGGCCCGAGCGGTTCCTCCACATGCTGCGGGTGGTCAAGCCGACCTCCCCCCTCTCGGTCGGCTCCTTCATCCTCGCGCCGTTCTCCGCACTGTCCGGCGCTGCCGTCGCCTCCCACGTCACCGGCGTCCTGCCGGCGCTGGGTCGCCTGGCCGGGGTCGGGGCGGCCGTGTTCGGGCCCCCGCTGGCGACCTACACCGCCGCGCTGGTCGCCGACACCGCCGTACCCGCGTGGCACGAGGCGCACCGCGAGCTGCCGTTCGTCTTCGCCGGCTCGGGCTCGCAGGCGGCCGGGGGCCTGGCGATGATGCTGGTGCCGCTCGACCAGGCCGGGCCCGCGCGCACGATGGCGCTGCTCGGCGCGGCGGTCGAGATCGCGGCCGCGGAGACGATCATCCACCGTCGCGGGCTCGCCGCCGAGCCCTACCGCAAGGGCCGACCCGGTCGGCTGATGAAGCTCTCGCGCAACGCCACGGCGGTCGCGACCGCGGCCAACGTGCTGCTCGGCGGGCGGTCGCGCACGGCCGCCGTCCTCGCCGGCGCGACCTACGTCGGCGCCTCCCTGGCGACCCGCTTCGGCATCTTCGAGGCGGGCCTGGACTCCGCGCGCGACCCGAAGTACGTCGTCATTCCCCAGCGCGAGCGCCTGGCCGCGCGGGAGAAGGCGCGGGCCGAGGCCTCCTGA
- a CDS encoding sialidase family protein, translating to MASTRLRRLSVPAALVLALGTVTSAAVIGGAESGASAATTASAPGFTTYPAPASLTDVNNAGEPSIGSSWKSGATMYQASLSTYKAVFDDSVSPATVSWSDVSANLSNGCPLGSTISLDPILFTDHTTGRTFESQLTGLDSATCWTDDDGATWNPSTGGGIPSGVDHQTVGGGPFSAAGIGGLPLTGYPDAVYYCSQDIATAFCAVSRDGGTTFGVGVPTYSLLDCGGLHGHVKVAPDGTAYLPNKGCNGTQAAVVSTDNGTTWKVRPVPGTTESDADPSIAVGAHGTTYFGYVGADGKPGVAVSHDQGATWTDNQELGGEFGIQNAVFPAAVAGDDDRAAVAFIGTPTGGNYQDTAGFKGVWHLYVSTTYDGGKTWQTTDTTPNDPVQRGSICTGGTTCGGDRNLLDFIDATVDRTGHIEVGYADGCIDACVTDPTHTSGAGPADAQAAYATIARSSSGLGLFAAYDGGTATATGAPTATTSGTGLLGRLPLVGTRTR from the coding sequence ATGGCCTCCACGCGCCTGCGTCGCCTGTCCGTTCCCGCCGCCCTCGTGCTCGCCCTCGGCACGGTCACCTCCGCCGCTGTGATCGGCGGGGCCGAGAGTGGTGCGAGCGCCGCGACCACCGCCTCCGCACCCGGCTTCACCACCTACCCCGCTCCCGCGTCGCTGACCGACGTGAACAACGCCGGGGAGCCGTCGATCGGCAGCAGCTGGAAGTCCGGCGCGACGATGTACCAGGCGAGCCTGTCGACCTACAAGGCCGTCTTCGACGACTCCGTCTCCCCGGCCACCGTCTCGTGGTCGGACGTCTCGGCCAACCTCTCCAACGGCTGCCCGCTCGGCAGCACGATCAGCCTCGACCCGATCCTCTTCACCGACCACACCACCGGCCGCACCTTCGAGTCCCAGCTCACCGGTCTCGACTCGGCCACCTGCTGGACCGACGACGACGGCGCCACCTGGAACCCGAGCACCGGCGGTGGCATCCCCAGCGGCGTCGACCACCAGACCGTCGGCGGCGGCCCGTTCAGCGCCGCCGGCATCGGTGGCCTCCCGCTGACCGGTTACCCCGACGCCGTCTACTACTGCAGCCAGGACATCGCGACCGCCTTCTGCGCGGTCTCCCGCGACGGCGGCACGACCTTCGGCGTCGGCGTCCCGACCTACAGCCTGCTCGACTGCGGCGGCCTCCACGGCCACGTCAAGGTCGCCCCCGACGGCACCGCCTACCTGCCCAACAAGGGCTGCAACGGCACCCAGGCCGCGGTCGTGTCGACCGACAACGGCACCACGTGGAAGGTCCGCCCGGTCCCGGGCACGACCGAGAGCGACGCCGACCCGTCGATCGCCGTGGGCGCCCACGGCACGACGTACTTCGGCTACGTCGGCGCCGACGGCAAGCCCGGCGTCGCGGTCAGCCACGACCAGGGCGCGACCTGGACCGACAACCAGGAGCTCGGCGGCGAGTTCGGCATCCAGAACGCCGTCTTCCCGGCCGCGGTGGCCGGTGACGACGACCGCGCGGCGGTGGCCTTCATCGGCACGCCGACCGGTGGCAACTACCAGGACACCGCCGGCTTCAAGGGCGTCTGGCACCTCTACGTCTCCACGACGTACGACGGCGGCAAGACCTGGCAGACCACCGACACCACGCCGAACGACCCGGTCCAGCGCGGCTCGATCTGCACCGGTGGCACCACCTGTGGCGGCGACCGCAACCTGCTCGACTTCATCGACGCGACGGTGGACCGGACCGGGCACATCGAGGTCGGCTACGCCGACGGCTGCATCGACGCCTGCGTCACCGACCCGACCCACACCAGCGGGGCCGGCCCGGCCGACGCGCAGGCGGCCTACGCCACGATCGCCCGCAGCAGCAGCGGTCTCGGCCTCTTCGCGGCGTACGACGGCGGGACGGCCACGGCGACCGGGGCACCGACGGCGACGACGAGCGGGACCGGCCTGCTGGGCCGGCTGCCGCTGGTCGGCACGCGCACCCGATGA
- the selA gene encoding L-seryl-tRNA(Sec) selenium transferase codes for MDDPRRRTPRTDAVLAAPTVAAAADRLGRDRVKAAVVEVLAECRAGSLAPEDVVDAVVARLPGSSTSMRPVVNATGVVVHTNLGRAPLSTAALEAVTLAAGPTDVELDLATGTRGRRGAGALAALSAACPDAGGVHVVNNGAAALALVACALGAGREVVIARGELVEIGDGFRIPDLVQSLGVRLVEVGTTNRVRLADYEAAIGPDTAFVLKVHPSNFTVEGFTSSVDVSALATLGVPVVADIGSGLLAPHPRLPDEPDAATTLRAGAALVTASGDKLLGGPQCGLLLGSAPLVESLRRHPFARALRVDKLTLAALEATLTGPTPPVAAALAARPEDLLARARRLAVAIGPGLATAVESEGRVGGGGAPGVPLPSAAVALPSSLATPLRLGDPSVVGHVKDGRLLLDLLTVPEEREADVVDAVRRAAAAAGTAEGAS; via the coding sequence GTGGACGACCCGCGCCGCCGTACGCCGCGCACGGACGCGGTGCTCGCCGCGCCGACGGTCGCAGCCGCGGCCGACCGGCTCGGGCGCGACCGGGTCAAGGCCGCGGTCGTCGAGGTCCTCGCCGAGTGCCGGGCGGGCTCGCTGGCCCCGGAGGACGTGGTGGACGCCGTGGTCGCGCGACTCCCCGGCTCGTCCACGTCGATGCGCCCGGTGGTCAACGCGACCGGGGTCGTCGTGCACACCAACCTGGGCCGCGCGCCGCTCTCGACCGCGGCGCTCGAGGCGGTCACGCTCGCGGCGGGCCCGACCGACGTCGAGCTGGACCTCGCCACGGGGACGCGTGGACGCCGGGGCGCGGGCGCGCTGGCGGCGCTCTCGGCCGCCTGCCCCGACGCCGGCGGGGTGCACGTGGTCAACAACGGCGCCGCGGCCCTGGCCCTGGTCGCCTGCGCGCTGGGGGCGGGTCGCGAGGTCGTCATCGCCCGTGGCGAGCTGGTCGAGATCGGCGACGGCTTCCGCATCCCCGACCTGGTGCAGTCCCTCGGCGTGCGCCTGGTCGAGGTCGGCACGACCAACCGGGTGCGACTGGCCGACTACGAGGCGGCGATCGGGCCCGACACCGCGTTCGTGCTCAAGGTGCACCCGTCGAACTTCACGGTGGAGGGCTTCACCTCCTCGGTGGACGTCTCCGCGCTCGCGACGCTGGGGGTCCCCGTCGTGGCCGACATCGGCTCCGGCCTGCTGGCCCCGCACCCGCGGCTGCCCGACGAGCCCGACGCCGCCACCACATTGCGTGCCGGCGCCGCGCTCGTGACCGCCTCGGGCGACAAGCTCCTCGGCGGCCCGCAGTGCGGGCTGCTGCTCGGGTCGGCGCCGCTGGTCGAGTCGCTGCGGCGGCACCCGTTCGCCCGTGCGCTGCGGGTCGACAAGCTCACGCTGGCCGCGCTGGAGGCGACGCTGACCGGCCCGACCCCGCCGGTCGCGGCGGCACTCGCGGCACGGCCCGAGGACCTGCTCGCCCGGGCCCGACGACTGGCCGTCGCGATCGGTCCGGGCCTGGCGACCGCGGTGGAGTCGGAGGGCCGGGTCGGGGGTGGCGGGGCGCCCGGCGTGCCCCTGCCCAGCGCCGCCGTCGCCCTCCCGTCGTCGCTCGCGACGCCCCTGCGGCTCGGTGACCCCTCGGTGGTCGGGCACGTCAAGGACGGCCGGCTGCTGCTCGACCTGCTGACGGTGCCCGAGGAGCGCGAGGCGGACGTGGTCGACGCCGTACGCCGGGCCGCGGCCGCGGCGGGCACCGCTGAGGGAGCCTCCTGA
- the fdh gene encoding formate dehydrogenase — protein MTHVKAFLGWPVLRQVTGADRLGRGQAAMSARSESLTPRTVTADRVVDSVCPFCAVGCGQRVFVKDDKIVQIEGNPASPVSRGRLCPKGSASKQLVTSPSRVTKVRYRRPFGTEWEDLDLDTAVDMVADRVIKTRKQFWEWEDDQGRRTRRTTGIASLGGATLDNEENYLMKKLYTAMGAIAIENQARIUHSSTVPGLGTSFGRGGATTFLQDLAQSDCILIQGSNMAEAHPVGFQWVMEAKRRGATIIHVDPRFTRTSAVADIHAPIRAGSDIAFLGALVNHVLSNDLDFREYVVAYTNAASIIEEGFQDTEDLDGLFSGFDPESGQYDPGTWQYVGATSAPAAGQRDPAQPAGDAGSHGQQHEAARSETHGSGGPGVASKGERDETLQHPRCVFQILKRHFARYTPEMVQEVCGISPDQFARIADALTSNSGRERTSAICYAVGWTHHSVGAQMIRTSAILQTLLGNIGRPGGGIMALRGHASIQGSTDIPTLFNILPGYLPMPHAAEHQDLAAYVAGDAGKTGFWGNMSAYAVSLLKSYWGDAATPDNEFCFDYLPRLTGDASTYTTVKAQIDGRSKGYFIVGENPAVGSANGKMQRLGLANLDWLVVRDLQMIESATFWKDGPEIETGELVTEEIGTEVFFLPAATHVEKAGSFTQTQRMLQWRDKAVDPPGDCRSELDFYYELGVRIREKLKDSTDEMDRPLLDLAWDYPVDEHGDVDGEAVLMEINGTDAQGNPLSGYTELKDDGSTACGCWIYSGVYADGVNQARRRKPHWEQDWVASEWGWAWPANRRQLYNRASAAPDGTPWSERKRYITWDADQGKWVGPDVPDFIADRDPSYVPPDDAKGPDAIGGADPFIMQTDGKAWLFAPLGVADGPLPAHYEPPESPVRNPLYGQQNNPGRQGISDPSNPINPSCSDVFPYVFTSYRLTEHHTAGGMSRTLPYLTELQPEPFCEVSPRLARERGLEHGEWATIVTARSAIEARVLVTDRLRSLRLGDQWVEQVGLPYHWGRNGISQGDSPNDLVNVTMDPNVYIQDKVGTCDIRPGRRPRGPALTAYVEDYRRRAGVSDAPDHTDGGAQT, from the coding sequence ATCACCCACGTGAAGGCGTTCCTGGGGTGGCCGGTGCTGCGGCAGGTCACGGGCGCGGACCGCCTGGGCCGTGGCCAGGCCGCGATGTCCGCCCGGAGCGAGAGCCTCACCCCCCGCACCGTGACCGCCGACCGCGTGGTCGACTCGGTCTGCCCCTTCTGCGCCGTCGGCTGCGGCCAGCGGGTCTTCGTCAAGGACGACAAGATCGTCCAGATCGAGGGCAACCCCGCCAGCCCGGTCTCCCGCGGCCGCCTCTGCCCCAAGGGCAGCGCCAGCAAGCAGCTCGTCACGTCCCCCAGCCGGGTGACCAAGGTGCGCTACCGCCGCCCCTTCGGCACCGAGTGGGAGGACCTCGACCTCGACACGGCGGTCGACATGGTCGCCGACCGGGTGATCAAGACGCGCAAGCAGTTCTGGGAGTGGGAGGACGACCAGGGTCGTCGCACCCGCCGCACCACCGGCATCGCCAGCCTCGGAGGAGCGACCCTCGACAACGAGGAGAACTACCTCATGAAGAAGCTCTACACGGCGATGGGGGCGATCGCCATCGAGAACCAGGCGCGGATTTGACACTCCTCCACGGTCCCCGGTCTGGGGACCTCGTTCGGCCGTGGTGGGGCCACCACCTTCCTGCAGGACCTCGCGCAGAGTGACTGCATCCTGATCCAGGGCTCCAACATGGCCGAGGCACACCCGGTCGGGTTCCAGTGGGTGATGGAGGCCAAGCGCCGGGGCGCGACGATCATCCACGTCGACCCCCGCTTCACGCGGACCTCGGCGGTCGCCGACATCCACGCGCCGATCCGCGCGGGCTCCGACATCGCGTTCCTCGGTGCGCTGGTCAACCACGTGCTGAGCAACGACCTCGACTTCCGCGAGTACGTCGTCGCCTACACCAACGCGGCCTCGATCATCGAGGAGGGGTTCCAGGACACCGAGGACCTCGACGGGCTCTTCTCCGGCTTCGACCCCGAGTCGGGGCAGTACGACCCCGGGACCTGGCAGTACGTCGGCGCGACGTCGGCGCCCGCGGCCGGTCAGCGCGACCCGGCGCAGCCGGCGGGCGACGCCGGCTCCCACGGGCAGCAGCACGAGGCCGCGCGGTCCGAGACCCACGGCTCGGGCGGTCCGGGCGTGGCCAGCAAGGGCGAGCGCGACGAGACCCTGCAGCACCCGCGCTGCGTGTTCCAGATCCTCAAGCGTCACTTCGCGCGCTACACCCCCGAGATGGTGCAGGAGGTCTGCGGCATCAGCCCGGACCAGTTCGCTCGCATCGCGGACGCGCTGACCAGCAACAGCGGCCGGGAGCGCACCTCCGCGATCTGCTACGCCGTCGGGTGGACCCACCACAGCGTCGGCGCGCAGATGATCCGCACCTCGGCGATCCTGCAGACCCTGCTGGGCAACATCGGCCGTCCCGGCGGCGGCATCATGGCCCTGCGCGGACACGCGAGCATCCAGGGCTCGACCGACATCCCGACGCTGTTCAACATCCTCCCGGGCTACCTCCCCATGCCGCACGCCGCCGAGCACCAGGACCTCGCCGCCTACGTCGCGGGCGACGCCGGCAAGACCGGCTTCTGGGGCAACATGAGCGCCTACGCCGTGAGCCTGCTCAAGTCCTACTGGGGGGACGCGGCGACGCCGGACAACGAGTTCTGCTTCGACTACCTCCCCCGGCTGACCGGCGACGCGTCGACGTACACCACCGTCAAGGCGCAGATCGACGGCCGGTCCAAGGGCTACTTCATCGTCGGGGAGAACCCCGCAGTCGGCTCGGCCAACGGCAAGATGCAGCGACTCGGCCTGGCCAACCTCGACTGGCTGGTCGTCCGCGACCTCCAGATGATCGAGTCGGCGACCTTCTGGAAGGACGGCCCGGAGATCGAGACCGGTGAGCTGGTCACCGAGGAGATCGGCACCGAGGTCTTCTTCCTCCCGGCCGCCACCCACGTGGAGAAGGCCGGGTCGTTCACCCAGACCCAGCGCATGCTGCAGTGGCGCGACAAGGCGGTCGACCCGCCGGGCGACTGCCGCAGCGAGCTGGACTTCTACTACGAGCTGGGCGTGCGCATCCGCGAGAAGCTCAAGGACTCCACCGACGAGATGGACCGCCCGCTGCTCGACCTGGCGTGGGACTACCCCGTCGACGAGCACGGCGACGTCGACGGCGAGGCCGTGCTGATGGAGATCAACGGCACCGACGCGCAGGGCAACCCGCTGTCGGGCTACACCGAGCTCAAGGACGACGGCTCGACGGCGTGCGGCTGCTGGATCTACTCCGGGGTCTACGCCGACGGGGTCAACCAGGCGCGTCGGCGCAAGCCGCACTGGGAGCAGGACTGGGTCGCCTCGGAGTGGGGCTGGGCGTGGCCGGCCAACCGCCGCCAGCTCTACAACCGCGCGTCCGCCGCCCCCGACGGCACGCCGTGGAGCGAGCGCAAGCGCTACATCACCTGGGACGCCGACCAGGGCAAGTGGGTCGGGCCCGACGTGCCCGACTTCATCGCCGACCGCGACCCGTCCTACGTCCCGCCCGACGACGCCAAGGGCCCCGACGCGATCGGGGGCGCCGATCCGTTCATCATGCAGACCGACGGCAAGGCCTGGCTGTTCGCGCCGCTGGGCGTGGCCGACGGCCCGCTCCCCGCGCACTACGAGCCGCCCGAGTCGCCGGTGCGCAACCCGCTCTACGGCCAGCAGAACAACCCCGGCCGGCAGGGCATCTCCGACCCGAGCAACCCGATCAACCCCAGCTGCAGCGACGTCTTCCCCTACGTCTTCACCAGCTATCGCCTGACCGAGCACCACACGGCGGGCGGCATGAGCCGCACGCTGCCCTACCTCACCGAGCTGCAGCCCGAGCCGTTCTGCGAGGTGTCGCCGCGACTGGCGCGCGAGCGCGGCCTGGAGCACGGCGAGTGGGCCACGATCGTCACCGCGCGCAGCGCGATCGAGGCGCGGGTGCTGGTCACCGACCGGCTGCGGTCGCTCCGCCTGGGCGACCAGTGGGTGGAGCAGGTCGGCCTGCCCTACCACTGGGGCCGCAACGGCATCAGCCAGGGCGACTCCCCCAACGACCTGGTCAACGTGACGATGGACCCCAACGTCTACATCCAGGACAAGGTCGGCACCTGCGACATCCGCCCCGGGCGACGCCCGCGCGGACCCGCCCTCACGGCGTACGTCGAGGACTACCGCCGCCGCGCCGGGGTCTCCGACGCGCCGGACCACACCGACGGAGGTGCGCAGACGTGA
- a CDS encoding 4Fe-4S dicluster domain-containing protein: MSLFSEESLWSRLDDVTGDAGYADDHPPRKGFFTDTSVCIGCKACEVACKEWNEVPDDGYLMTGMSYDNTAQLGASTWRHVAFVEQPVPSATTDLGMPSFSLPGADPQAPDPQGAESGDSGVRWLMSSDVCKHCTHAACLDVCPTGSLFRTEFGTVVVQPDICNGCGYCVAACPYGVIDIRKEDGRAFKCTLCYDRLKDGQTPACAQACPTESIQYGDLSELRAKADLRLAELHEQGVDAARLYGHDPDDGVGGDGAFFLLLDEPEVYGLPPDPVVTTKDLGSMWRHVGAAAVTIVGLGVASFVGRRR; encoded by the coding sequence GTGAGCCTCTTCTCCGAGGAGAGCCTGTGGAGCCGGCTGGACGACGTGACCGGCGACGCCGGCTACGCCGACGACCACCCGCCCCGCAAGGGCTTCTTCACCGACACCTCGGTGTGCATCGGCTGCAAGGCCTGCGAGGTGGCGTGCAAGGAGTGGAACGAGGTGCCCGACGACGGCTACCTCATGACCGGCATGTCCTACGACAACACCGCCCAGCTCGGCGCGAGCACCTGGCGCCACGTGGCGTTCGTCGAGCAGCCGGTGCCCAGCGCGACGACCGACCTCGGCATGCCGTCGTTCTCGCTCCCCGGCGCCGACCCGCAGGCGCCCGACCCGCAGGGCGCCGAGTCCGGCGACTCGGGCGTGCGCTGGCTGATGTCCTCCGACGTCTGCAAGCACTGCACGCACGCGGCGTGCCTCGACGTCTGCCCGACCGGGTCGCTGTTCCGCACCGAGTTCGGCACGGTCGTCGTCCAGCCCGACATCTGCAACGGCTGCGGCTACTGCGTCGCGGCCTGCCCCTACGGCGTGATCGACATCCGCAAGGAGGACGGCCGGGCGTTCAAGTGCACGCTCTGCTACGACCGGCTCAAGGACGGCCAGACGCCCGCGTGCGCGCAGGCCTGCCCGACGGAGTCCATCCAGTACGGCGACCTGTCCGAGCTGCGGGCCAAGGCCGACCTGCGCCTGGCCGAGCTGCACGAGCAGGGCGTCGACGCCGCCCGGCTCTACGGCCACGACCCCGACGACGGGGTCGGCGGCGACGGGGCGTTCTTCCTGCTGCTCGACGAGCCCGAGGTCTACGGCCTGCCCCCGGACCCGGTCGTCACCACCAAGGACCTCGGCTCGATGTGGCGTCACGTGGGCGCGGCGGCCGTGACCATCGTGGGCCTCGGCGTGGCCTCGTTCGTCGGGCGACGCCGATGA